The following is a genomic window from Nicotiana tabacum cultivar K326 chromosome 3, ASM71507v2, whole genome shotgun sequence.
TATAATTAcacaaaatttgaaagtttaaaaacgAAATATATCTTCTAAAGTTAATGCAACACTGTGTTTTATCCATCTGAAACCGTCATCTGTTTGAAATCTCAAATAAAAATTATCCAAACCTTTTTTACATTATATGTAAGAAACAAACCAAACAGTTATACAGTCTTTAAGCCAAACATCATTCTGATAGAACCAATATCACAAAAAAATTTACTTTACAATAAGAATTAGAAATGCACATGGTCAAAGCAATATACAGACCAATATTTTATGTAAAACGCTTAATaaagcttcttgtttttcctccATTTTATCATCATACATACCAAATCACATTTTATTTAATAccactagagctgaagtttcccagttacaaaataaaaacttcagctctagagctgaagttcgccagttactaagctgaagttcgccagttataaaacaaaaacttcagctctagagctgaacttcaggcccggctactagaatgctgaagttttgcgtgattgtctttgctacttcagccccgtatgctgaagttatgcgaaaaagcgggtacgcttgcaatttttttacaaagcgggcacaagttaaaacgtgacacaaaaagcgggtatagatgcaaatgccccggaAAATCTGGTCTGACCCAAGCATTTAGATAaagaagaattaacttaaatagccacacacacacaaatgattaaactaaaaatagctagTAGATGTATAATATAGTGTAATTAAAAGGATTTTTACGCAAATAGTCGGTTGGATGCACTGTTCACTTTTCCTAGTCAgtacatagattatatattgattatatgtgATTATACACATATGATATATAAATTTTACAtaaactatttttagtttaagcggttggTTGAGCGGCTATAAGGTTAATTCTATAAATAAAGTTCAATCTCTCTCGGTCTAGCACAACGAATTGCCTGGTTTTTGCAATTTTGCCTTTTGCTACGCAGACAATATAGTTGGAAGAGATTAGAGAAACAATAGCGAACATGTGATGCTGCCACGTCTTATACTTTGCTTGCATCAAATACGTACTACGTATTCCTTAGGTACACGTATATTATTCTTGATTAGAGTAACTTTCAAGATACGATGTAACATTCAACTAAAATCCACATGCATCTCATAGGTGCATATTCTAATCATATTAAATGTGAATcattatttttcatatttatttgcAGCGTACGTACATCTCGATATGTTCATGATACTTGCATAGCATTGATTGCCTCATATCTCCACTGATGGATACTTTGTCGATTAATGCCGGAGAGTTAGTATAACAACTTAGGTTAAGGCAAATTTTTGAAGTGATTAATCATTGATTACACCTCTACCGGTTTCTCTCTTCAGTTTTTAAAGTAAAGTAATTCAAAACTATATAACAAGAGAAAAGCGACTACTTATTAGTCTCTGAAATGAAGCAACTATATGTACATCTGAATTTTACTGATTTGCCTAGGATACAGTATAGAACTTACATGTCCAGCCGCTCGCTAGACTTGTACAAGATATAAATTACTATTGTTTATTCTACTTGGTATGCTATTTCCTAAGCACCAAAAACTACAATATATATAATACATTCTCACATGTCAATCTTGTTAGGTATGCTACTAGCTAGAGTAGTTAACACTACAAGATCAACTGATGATAATGTCATGCTCGGTTACAGTGGATTAGTATGAGCTACTAACTACCATTGTCTTGCTCAAGCATAACTTCTGTATTCTTCATTTTCCATGTAAAATGTCAAAGGACAACTATACAAGGAGCTTAGAATATCTTGCCGATATTCTTGCCACCATTTCTTCATGAAGGTACTCTGAGGCTGGAAAATCTCAGTGGATACTGAGTAGCTCCTAATTAAACTCATTACATATTCCCCAAAATTAACCAAATTCCTCCTTGATTTTTCCTTCTCTTCTGAACTGCCTTCTCTCAATCCTTTGGAAGTTATAATAGCTTCCTCCACGTATGCCCAAAAGCAAGAATCCTCAGTGAGACTAACTGCTTTCCTTCTGTCATTAGCAATTCCACCTATTTTGTCTTTGTTCATCCATTTCTCCAACAGTTTATAGTGCTCCGATCTTCCAAAATTTACATAATCTCTATTCCCTTTCATGTAGTATTCAGCTATCTCAAGTGGTTCAACCATCCTTCTATAGTTCGTCCCTCCATATAGCCAGCGAGTACGAAAAGCTGCCTCCTCTTTTTGTGGCAGTTTCTCCACTTCTGCAACCATTCTTTTCCAGTACTTGGTAAGGATTCTGTGGCGCTTGACAATTTCTTCTCTGCTTTTGACCACATCCCTACTTCCCGACCCTCTCTCTTTGAAACAAATATAGTAGCCTCCTTCATTCAAGGTGGCCTTCTTGTACCACTCTAGATAAGCCATatcttcttttattttgcttagCTTCTTACCGGGATCAAATGCATTTGTCTTCTTCACGAAAGATGCTTTCACCCTTTCCTCCATGCTCCTAAGAAAGCTCATGTTACTTGTTTGCTGCTACggtaaatatatacatataaaagttagaaaaaggaaaatacagGTTTAAAAACAAGTTCCGATCACTTTTATGAATGTTATCAGTATCTTGTTTTACCTGCCCACCAATTCCAATTGCTTCTAGCTGTAGAATGATGCCTGCTTGAAGTTGACTCACTCCAAAGTCACTCAGCTGAGAAGTTCCCTTACAGATTACTCTATGCTTGAGGCATTCCAGAATCGGCCCATAATTGAAAACCAAGAAACCGTTGTCCTGTTGTTGGCTAATTGAGTTCATTGCCATCATAAGTTCCAAAACTGATTCAGGTTCCTCAAAACAAGAGCAGTCTGAATCTGAACACAGCAGAAATGTACCAAATGGCTTGTAAACACAAGACTGAGGAATAGAACCAGAAAAGCCATTAGTAGGTGAGATAAAAAATCTGGGGATTGGATCTTGATTTGAGGCTACATGCAAAAAGCTTGAATTCCATGATGGACGTTCTGATATGGCTTGTTGGAGGCCTCTGTCACCAAGAAAGGGCGAACCGAAAGTGATGCAAGTGGGACGCTTATTATTGTCCTTTAGAGAAATGTTGTCAAGTAGCCAGAGAGTGAAGAGAGATGCCACGGAACCTCCCAAGGAATGTCCAGTGATTATTAGCGGACTGAAACTGTCCAACTGCACTCAATCAGAATGAATAAAATTGTTAGAAAAATAGTGAATATGGTATCTCAAAAGTAAGTGTTCAGAATCATATTTTCTGAAAGTGTctagatttattttattaatatttagtGTCTTTGTTATTTCAAGCAACATTGAGTCATTATTCTATATTTGTAACCGTCGGACCATTATTCACCCAGTATAACCACTTGATTCTATTCACCTATATATACACACATtctttatatacatatattatttcgGGTGTAATACAGAAAATATTCTCCTTCCTTCTGCTGGATTTTCTACCAAGCTGAATAAATCTTTGTTAGTTTATGGCCCAAGTTTTATACTAGAAGGGCTTGTTGAATCCTGGGGATACACCCAAACGGGGtgaaatatccttaaggacagtgtCTTTGACCCGCCTCAAGCTTTGAAGAATTCCCTACAGGTTTCGTGATGAAGTATTTTCCGTAAGATTTACAACAATATTATCAACCTTAATTTCTATGCACCGATAGTGTAAAAGTAAATTTTACTTACAAGAAAAATCTGTTACAGAATCTTTAGGATAGGCAGTAATCTGTAACTTGGTAATGATAACTAACCTACCATCACAAGTTAAACTACACTACACagtcggtatatataacttaaatccataTATGAATAAGTAACACCTAATGAATAATGCTTCAGAAGGAAGTGTTACTTTGTCTAATAATAGAGTTTCAAGCTTTCTATTTTATAAGATTTCCAGCATTACTATTCTAACATAGAGTCAAAATGTTGGAGAGATTTTCTTTCTGTTTGTTAAAGAAATAATAGCACAGTAATGACAGAGTTTATATGTGAACAAATACAAATGAACAAAGACACATTCAAAGACACCAATTAGGAGAGTTCTTCTTTAGCAGTGAGTACCAGAATCTAACCAATCTAAAGACACCTGAATAGATGTAGGACTCAATTAGCATAGCGAGTGTAATGAAACCACATAATGCTTCTTTCTAAACTTTTAGCTCTCTCTATTCTTGGAGATATTATGGTCAACAGGTCAAGAAATCCCATGGCTTAGTGAATACGTCATAATACAGAACGAGTTTAACTTCAATACATTGATAAATTAAAAGAATTTTTTACACTATCAGGTTATCCTAGAAAATAATTCCAGGTAATGTTAATAATAATAACCTAAAAATTAAGGTACATGTTAAATCATACtgataatgtaaaaaaaaaaaattacattgtaATCCATAATCATATAGCACACAATAGGGAAAGCTCAAGAGGAGATCACAAGGTAAAAAAATACCTGCAGTTTGAGGGCAGAGAGCTGATTGAGTAATGAGGCAAAAAGGGCTATTGCCCCTTTGTGAACTGAGAAATGAGGGTTGAGCTTAGTAGAAATGAAATCAAAATCAAGTTGGGAACCTTTAAGATCTTCTGAAGAGACCATTTCTTTCTGAAGATGATGAACAGTAGTACAAGTAGGGGAGGATACAAAAGCAATAATAGCACCATTTGTATTATATGGGTAATAAACTTTGAACGCAATTGGAGCTAGGTTTGTTGGATTATTCAAATAAGCATGACTAAGAAGTTCATAAATTGTAGCCCAAGAATCATGCAGTAGATCTGAGCTCACCACCAAATTTGCCAATTCTTGTCCACTACTAAACCTGTGGaacaaacaaaaatgaaaagttggtcatgtaaaatcttgaaccttTTCGAGTATTATTAtgcaattaaaaagaaaagatagcCACACTCACAAGGAATCCTGACTCATATTCTTGGCCTTTGGAGTAAGTTGAAGAACCCCAAAGGGCCTAGCATCTAAATTTAAAGCatagcagttgaagattcaggacaaCAAGTTGGTACTATACACGGTTGGCTTAAAGAGAAAtaaatgagaaaggaatgaggAAAGAAAATGTTGTTTTTATACTCGAGACAAGAAATGAAGTAAAAGGACAAACCAGAAAATACCCAGAAGGAATTGGTGGTTTTAATTCCACTGTCCAAGTCTACTTGAAGTAGTAGTTAAATTTCGCAGAGATTTCCTGCTCAGCTTCCATCTTTAAAGACTTTTTTCTTCTCAAAGTTGAAAAAGTCCTTTTAACTTGTTAAACTAATGCTTATTGTACTAAATTTAAAGGAGAGGGGGGTTGGTGGGAGGGAGAGGATTCCATGGTTTCAAACAAGAGtgttgtttattcagttttaTGCAGTGACTATATCCGAATAAAAATATATAAGTGTGGTATGAAGTTTTGCCATACCTTATAAAAAAGTTATTTGGATTATTTGAACTACAATAATATATTAATGTTAAACAAACTTCTTCGACAGGAATAATCTTTCTTTTGTGTGTATCTATTATATGTCTCGTTTGTTATTCCTGTTATATACTCAATTTATGCAATGGTGTTTGATTGTatatagttttaaaaaaaagaaagaaaaaaagaagacttttagACGAGCTATAGTCATTTATAATCTAAATAAATTTTACCTGACACTAACGCGGAATAATCAGCGTCCCAAAGCAGATATTAAAGATCCAGCAAGAGATCGAAAAACAAAAGTATCTACATATATTAACcgtgtaaaaaaataaattattagtaTTCTTTAGCTTATTATAGTAGCTTATTTACTTTTATCAGATTGCACGTTAATGTTTTGTCACATAAATTTGTAtgttatttaataaaataatttgcttgtataaatatttttttttgttatgaaatataacccaaaataacaatatagaacaagcaaaaacaaactaagagatatagagagaaagagaggaagagagattcttatttcttcttcaattgtgtatttttcctatctattacaaggcctttatataggcataaaaagtgaagaaaatatgtcatggaatatgtcattgaacatacaaattatgtcattgaatatgtcattaagcattttagctaaagatcatggaagaagagtagacatccaccataatgtgatattcatcataacactcccccttggatgtccatagataatgtgccttgttaaaaactctctaaaaaaatattgggatgtacataattatttatgatatgcattgcttgttgcctcattaaaaaccttaccaggaaaacccagtgggacaaaaccttggctaaggaaaagagtgcagcgtatagttactccccctgatgaaaaatcacttaatgtctcgaagacgacgcattcctattttatatatcagcttttcaaatattgaggttggtaatgccttagtgaacagatcagccaaattatcacttgaacgaacttgttgtacatctatttcaccattcttctgaagatcatgagtgaaaaagaattttggtgaaatgtgttttgttctatctcctttgatatatcctcctttcaattgagctatgcatgcagcattgtcttcatacaatattgttggaatattctctttcgaagaaaaaCCACATGTTtgttgaatgtgttgagttatagatcttaaccaaacgcattctcgacttgcttcgtgaatggctattatctctgcatgatttgaagaagtagcaaccatagtttgttttgtcgaacgccatgatatggctgtacctccacttgtaaataaatagcctgtctgagatcgacctttgtgtggatcagacaaatatcctgcatctgcataaccaatcaatgatggcttggattcgtttgaataaaataaacccatatcaatggtcccttggaggtatctgaatatatgtttaataccattccagtgtctttgtgttggcgaagtactaaatcttgccaataaacttactgagaaagctatatctggtcgggaattattggcaagatacattaatgccccaattgcactaagatatggtacttcggcaccaagaagctcttcatcattttcatgaggtcggaatggatctttctttatatcaagtgatctcacaaccattggggtactcaatggatgtgctttatccatatagaatcgctttaaaatcttttcgatatatgttgattgatggacaaatattccatctttcatatactcaatttgtagaccaagacaaaattttgtctttccaagatctttcatttcaaattctttcttcaaacagtctactgtttttggaagctcctcaggagttccaatgatatttaaatcatcaacatacacagcgattataacaaattcagatccagacctttttataaagacacaaggacaaattggatcattcttgtacccttctttcaacaggtattcactcaggcgattgtaccacatacgacctgattgtttcaatccgtataaagatttctgaagctttattgaacaagtttctcgaaaacttttatatgcttctggcactttaaatccctcaggtactttcataaaaatttcgttgtctaatgatccatacaaataggctgtaacaacatccattagatgcatatcaagtttttcttgcactgccatatttatgagatacctgaaggtgatagcatccactacaggagaatatgtctccatataatcaatttcaggcctttgggaaaacccttgtgccacaagtcgtgctttatatctaacgacttcatttttatcatttcgtttccgcacaaaaacccatttataccctactggctttatgccttcaggtgttcgaactatgggtccgaagacttcacgttttccaagtgaagttaactctgcctggatagcgtctttccattttggccaatcatttctctgtctacattcattgacagattttggttcaagatcatcatcttgttgcattatttcaacagcaacattataagcaaaaatgttatcgataacaacattatttcggttccatcttttcccggttgagacgtaacttattgatatctcttcattttcattattttcaggtacctggacctcccctaaggtcttatcatttgttacgtcttggggctcttcttgagccactacctccgtgttatgttcactttgatcatttgctccttttcttcttcgaggatttttatctttagaaccgattggtctaccacgtttcaagcatggcttagactcatttgctttaattaattgtcctgccgggatatcaactcgaattggtgcattagcagctggaatatgtgacttggtcacccttggtaggtcagtgaatgcatctggcaattgatttgcaatatttttcaaatgaataatcttttgaacctcttgttcacattgatttgttcgagtatctaaatgagacagtgataatgcattccaatctatattctttttcagctgcttattttctccccctaatgttggatatactgattcatcaaaatgacaatcagaaaatcttgccataaataaatctccagtcatcggctctagaAATTTTATAAttgaaggagattcatatccaatatatatccccaaccttctttgaggacccatctttgtgcgttgtggtggagcaatggaacatatatcgcacaaccaaagatcctaagatgggaaatatttggctcctgaccaaaagccaattgcaatggggagactttatgataacttgtgggccttatccgcacaagtgatgctgcgtgcaaaatagcatgaccccatactgaaatgggaagttttgttctcataagcattggtctagcaattaattggaggcgtttgatcaatgattctgctagaccattttgtgtatgaacatgagcaaccggatgctcaatggttatcccagttgaaatacaataatcattaaaggcttgggatgtaaactcaccagcattatcaagacggattgtcttaattgcataatctggaaattgtgctcttagctttattatttgagccaacaatctcgcaaatgccatattgcgagttgatagtaagcacacatgtgaccatcttgtagatgcatctatcaaaaccatataatatttgaatggtccacatggagggtgaatgggcccacatatatcaccttgtatacgttccagaaatgcaggggatttcatcctaactttaatagttgatggtctaataattaattttccttgagaacatgcagcacaagagaattccttaaattgaagaattttctgattcttcattgcatgtccatgtgaattctcaattattttacgcatcatattagaaccaggatggcccaaccggtcatgccaaataataaaattatcttgattagtaaacttcttgtttactacggcatgtgtttcaatcctgctaatacttgtgtagtataagccggaggaaaaagcgggtaacatttcaagcacatatttcttaccggacgttattgtagtaatataaagatattcaatcttttcatcatttgtagtctcaatatgatagccattttggcgaatatctttgaaacttaataagtttctttgagatttactacaatatagtgcttcatcaatagccaaatttgttcctcctggtagtaataaattggctcttccagaaccttcaattaatcttgtactaccggatattgtattaacattcgcttctttcattaccaaataagagaaatatctcttatcttttaaaatagtgtgtgttgtagcactatccaaaagacatatatcatctttattaatcttgagtccaactgaagactgtggaattttcatattcttcataaaaaagacaaataatacatcataagaaatatgaaagacaagcaaaaaaaacattaagaaatacattagaaatATAGAAACTAGCAAtacatgatgcattaggaaaatacactcaagaaaaaataaactagttgcaaacataaacataacaacttttataacttcattccccagtaagatgattcattcttcagtcaatatcctcaaagaagtctccaacttctaaatgagtaatatttgttaggccttcaaaatcatcatctttatatgcaggatgtgccttagaatcatatttatttgagggacctacttcatcattattattttgaaaggtcaagtgtgcctccacattattttcttttttcttgagggaggcttgataaagtttgacaaaatgttctggcgtacgaTAAATGCGcgcccaatgacctctcataccacatcagtgacacatactagctttaccttttgaatgattaatttgagaacccttattgttctccaatttatttccaccataatgacgataattgtttcgccccctgccacgtccacgtttatgaccatgtccacgaccacggtaattattttgttttctttcaaacttatcatatgttgctatagcattcacttccggaaatggagctgacccagtaggacgggcttcatgatttttcattaatagagtattattctgctcagccacaagtaggcatgtgattaactcagaatatttcttaaaacctttttcacggtattgttgttgtagcaccacatttgaagcgtgaaaagtagaaaatattttttccaataagtcctcatctgtgatagtgtctccacataattttaatagagaacttactttaaagatagcagaattatactcacttacagttttaaagtcttgcaaccttaaatgtatccactcataccgagcttttggtaataccgtaagttttaggtggtcatatcgatccttcaaattaatccataattcaagtggatcttttactgttaaatattcagtttttaacccttcatgtaaaTGAtggcgaaggaaaatcatggctttcgctttatcctgatttgatgcttcatttccttgtataatcgtatttccaagacctttagcgtcgaggtgaatttcagcatcaaggacccatgataaatagttcttcccggtgatgtcaagtgccacaaattcaagttttgataaatttgacatagtgaaaattatcataaaagatgaataagttagagaaataattataataataaacaattaatgaaacaaaTCGATTAAGgtaaaacaaatgaaaataaagCTATATCATGTTagcaatctactatttcattttattcatgCCATAAAATAGAAACTATATattatttcatttcactttatattattgatatatatatatatatagaatttaACGTTTTATTAGTTGCAGTGACTAGATAATGTATACACTACATACATATGCATACATTTTTTTTAATGGTATTGTGTCAGGTGTGAAAAACAACAtgataaacaaaaatatgaaaaagggaACAACAACATGAATGATGTAAATTATCAAAAATTGCAAAGAAAAATTTAGGTTGTAAGAATTAAGCATATGATatatgtactgccataaataaaatgattataatgatacatacctcaataaaatatggctcaacttagctggagttaagaataaaattagagcttcgtgctgataacgtgttatgaaatataacccaaaataacaatatagaacaagcaaaaacaaactaagagatatagagagaaagagaggaagagagattcttatttcttcttcaattgtgtatttttcctatctattacaaggcctttatataggcataaaaagtgaagaaaatatgtcatggaatatgtcattgaacatacaaattatgtcattgaatatgtcattaagcattttagctaaagatcatggaagaagagtagacatccaccataatgtgatattcatcataacattttttattataaatagcTCATAGATTTGTTGCAAACTGTTGTGGCTGGTATTAAAGATTGAAATTTCCCCAGCTCAATGAGCCACTAAATCTTGGTGTTTTATTGGACATTTCCTGCCCCTATAAGTTATGTGAAAAAATATCCATCTTTTTTAAGTAGTACTATTATTATTTGAAGACTCAACGAGATCTTTTGTTgatcatattttttaaattattaactttTTGTGAATTATATTACTTTGTACGTTTCTTTTTATTCTGGTTTAATACGTGCTTTTAAAATTcacaaattttgttttaagaatATGGAAATCCTATATTTGAATCCACaccaaaaattaaataatttgacATTTATTCTCGATATCTCGCCACATCAAATGTGTTAGCTGCCATGGACAGCAGCTCAGATAGAAGATGAGTTGAAGCAGTAAAGAAGAGAAGGAAGAGAATATTGTTCCattgaaaatgagaaaaaatgaaCTGTTGTACATTTAAGCTAAGCTAAGAAGATATTTATATCTTCTTCTAACTACCAACTAACTACCTTACTAACTAACTAACCAACCTAGTTAGTGATTACAATAATAGTTAACTACAGTTAATTATCAGCTTGTTTGTTTAACTCTTCAACACTCCCTCTCAAGCTGATGATTGATAcacattcttcaacccaaaattGTATAACA
Proteins encoded in this region:
- the LOC107828088 gene encoding senescence-associated carboxylesterase 101-like isoform X2; its protein translation is MSQDSLFSSGQELANLVVSSDLLHDSWATIYELLSHAYLNNPTNLAPIAFKVYYPYNTNGAIIAFVSSPTCTTVHHLQKEMVSSEDLKGSQLDFDFISTKLNPHFSVHKGAIALFASLLNQLSALKLQLDSFSPLIITGHSLGGSVASLFTLWLLDNISLKDNNKRPTCITFGSPFLGDRGLQQAISERPSWNSSFLHVASNQDPIPRFFISPTNGFSGSIPQSCVYKPFGTFLLCSDSDCSCFEEPESVLELMMAMNSISQQQDNGFLVFNYGPILECLKHRVICKGTSQLSDFGVSQLQAGIILQLEAIGIGGQQTSNMSFLRSMEERVKASFVKKTNAFDPGKKLSKIKEDMAYLEWYKKATLNEGGYYICFKERGSGSRDVVKSREEIVKRHRILTKYWKRMVAEVEKLPQKEEAAFRTRWLYGGTNYRRMVEPLEIAEYYMKGNRDYVNFGRSEHYKLLEKWMNKDKIGGIANDRRKAVSLTEDSCFWAYVEEAIITSKGLREGSSEEKEKSRRNLVNFGEYVMSLIRSYSVSTEIFQPQSTFMKKWWQEYRQDILSSLYSCPLTFYMENEEYRSYA
- the LOC107828088 gene encoding senescence-associated carboxylesterase 101-like isoform X1, whose amino-acid sequence is MSQDSLFSSGQELANLVVSSDLLHDSWATIYELLSHAYLNNPTNLAPIAFKVYYPYNTNGAIIAFVSSPTCTTVHHLQKEMVSSEDLKGSQLDFDFISTKLNPHFSVHKGAIALFASLLNQLSALKLQLDSFSPLIITGHSLGGSVASLFTLWLLDNISLKDNNKRPTCITFGSPFLGDRGLQQAISERPSWNSSFLHVASNQDPIPRFFISPTNGFSGSIPQSCVYKPFGTFLLCSDSDCSCFEEPESVLELMMAMNSISQQQDNGFLVFNYGPILECLKHRVICKGTSQLSDFGVSQLQAGIILQLEAIGIGGQQQTSNMSFLRSMEERVKASFVKKTNAFDPGKKLSKIKEDMAYLEWYKKATLNEGGYYICFKERGSGSRDVVKSREEIVKRHRILTKYWKRMVAEVEKLPQKEEAAFRTRWLYGGTNYRRMVEPLEIAEYYMKGNRDYVNFGRSEHYKLLEKWMNKDKIGGIANDRRKAVSLTEDSCFWAYVEEAIITSKGLREGSSEEKEKSRRNLVNFGEYVMSLIRSYSVSTEIFQPQSTFMKKWWQEYRQDILSSLYSCPLTFYMENEEYRSYA